A single genomic interval of Koleobacter methoxysyntrophicus harbors:
- a CDS encoding cache domain-containing protein, giving the protein MKLDIENKILIPFLILVIVPVIAVGIVSYIGGYQIFTEAKKKELNNSLNETISILELIEKDVSNGIITEEEAQIKALEYLSNFKKNNLCIVDINGNTVFDNSSEKIEIEDLIHQILKDKKGRFEGNQNFQTSLISYRSFEKWGWVIIMQAELEQFMSALLEVQKYTLLVAIIAAIIAVELTIIIAHNISKPIKKLAEICNSISTEGFRGKLEYKRNDEIGILVSAFNEMIVKLENNTRELIRMKDFNEDILRSTTTGIITIDNRGEFISMNRAAERVLGIRGKNKNGVIYHGSSPFPLVKSS; this is encoded by the coding sequence ATGAAGTTGGATATAGAGAATAAGATTTTAATACCCTTTCTAATCCTTGTAATTGTCCCTGTCATAGCTGTTGGAATTGTATCATATATCGGAGGGTATCAGATATTTACCGAAGCAAAGAAAAAAGAATTAAATAATAGCCTTAATGAAACCATCAGCATCCTTGAGTTAATTGAAAAGGATGTATCAAATGGGATTATAACGGAGGAAGAAGCGCAAATTAAGGCATTGGAGTATCTATCAAATTTTAAAAAAAATAACCTTTGCATTGTTGATATAAATGGGAACACCGTTTTCGATAATTCTTCAGAAAAAATAGAGATAGAAGACTTAATTCACCAAATATTAAAGGATAAAAAGGGAAGATTTGAAGGAAATCAAAATTTCCAAACAAGCCTAATCTCATACAGGTCCTTTGAAAAGTGGGGTTGGGTTATTATTATGCAGGCAGAACTAGAACAGTTTATGTCTGCCCTGCTTGAAGTGCAAAAATATACCCTGCTTGTTGCAATAATTGCCGCGATAATTGCAGTTGAACTGACTATTATTATTGCCCACAATATCTCAAAGCCTATTAAGAAACTGGCGGAAATATGCAATTCCATTTCAACAGAGGGATTCAGGGGGAAATTAGAATATAAAAGAAACGATGAAATCGGGATACTGGTTTCTGCATTCAATGAGATGATTGTAAAATTAGAGAATAATACCAGAGAACTTATAAGAATGAAGGATTTTAACGAAGATATACTTCGAAGCACTACAACCGGGATCATTACCATTGATAACAGAGGCGAGTTTATTTCCATGAACAGGGCTGCTGAAAGGGTTTTAGGAATAAGAGGAAAGAATAAAAACGGTGTTATATATCATGGTTCATCTCCATTTCCGTTGGTAAAAAGCAGCTAA
- a CDS encoding ISL3 family transposase produces the protein MSNISITSLFPFRRLKFIGSEDIDFEQGTGKVVELKPDLRFTPICSKCSSKGVGKHSNHQRFLRDLSLGPHKTLIHLHYRKIECPLCGQIVVEELDIAEPGGPRVTRRLAVYIQELCKLMTVKDVAEHLQLDWKTVKEIDKQGLKQEFADIDYNGLRYLAIDEISYGKHHRYLTNVIDFETGRIVWVGKDRKYETLKEFFLKMPEEVRDQIKAVAMDMWDPFIKAVSEFCPQAAIVFDVFHIVAQYNKVIDKVRRVETRAAMETDKNVIKGSRWILLKNPENLKEKEIPRLEKLLSINKNLSTVYILKDELKTIWQCNDRQQVSKALDEWCTKALESGIPALKRFVKTLRRHEYGILNHADYPIHTSKLEGINNKIKVIKRQAYGFHDLEYFILKVKQACS, from the coding sequence ATGTCCAATATAAGTATAACATCATTATTCCCCTTTCGTCGACTAAAATTTATAGGTTCAGAGGACATTGATTTCGAGCAGGGTACCGGAAAAGTAGTTGAATTAAAACCAGACCTGCGTTTTACGCCCATTTGTTCTAAATGTAGCAGTAAAGGAGTCGGTAAGCATTCTAACCATCAACGTTTCTTAAGAGACCTTTCCTTAGGTCCTCATAAAACGCTAATCCATCTACATTATCGCAAGATAGAGTGTCCTCTGTGCGGTCAAATAGTTGTAGAAGAGCTGGATATAGCCGAACCTGGTGGGCCAAGGGTAACCCGGCGTTTGGCTGTCTACATACAGGAACTCTGTAAATTAATGACCGTAAAGGATGTAGCAGAACATCTCCAGCTGGATTGGAAAACGGTTAAAGAAATTGATAAACAGGGTCTTAAGCAGGAATTTGCCGATATAGACTACAACGGATTACGGTATTTGGCAATAGATGAAATCTCTTATGGAAAACACCACCGGTATCTGACTAATGTCATCGATTTTGAAACCGGCCGGATTGTTTGGGTTGGTAAAGACCGTAAATATGAAACCTTAAAAGAGTTCTTCTTAAAGATGCCGGAGGAGGTACGAGACCAAATTAAGGCTGTTGCCATGGATATGTGGGACCCATTTATTAAAGCAGTTTCTGAATTTTGTCCCCAGGCTGCCATTGTCTTTGATGTATTTCATATAGTCGCTCAATACAATAAAGTAATTGACAAGGTCCGTAGAGTAGAAACCAGGGCTGCAATGGAAACTGATAAAAATGTCATTAAGGGCAGCCGCTGGATCCTGCTTAAAAATCCGGAGAATCTTAAAGAAAAGGAAATACCTCGTTTGGAAAAACTGCTTTCGATTAATAAGAACCTTTCCACCGTATACATTTTGAAAGATGAGCTAAAAACAATCTGGCAATGTAATGACCGCCAGCAGGTGTCAAAAGCGCTTGATGAGTGGTGCACAAAAGCATTGGAATCCGGTATACCTGCATTAAAACGGTTTGTGAAAACCTTACGACGCCATGAATACGGTATCCTTAATCACGCTGATTATCCAATACATACGAGTAAGCTGGAAGGGATAAACAATAAAATTAAGGTTATCAAACGTCAAGCTTATGGCTTCCATGACCTGGAGTATTTTATCTTAAAAGTTAAACAAGCCTGCTCATGA
- a CDS encoding biotin-dependent carboxyltransferase family protein has product MGIIKVNNPGLLTTVQDMGRYGYQKFGMPTAGAADPFAYRVANLLVGNTGNSSVLEMTYIGPELHFITEAVIAITGANMNPVLDGVPIPMWETVTVPQNSILKFERALQGFRSYLAVRGGIDVPLVMGSRSTYLRGKIGGYKGRKLQKGDEIKFLDMGDKFKSFIKKRLPKALIPDYKPFRELRVILGPQDDYFLEESINTFFSAAYTLTGEIDRMGCRLEGPPLKHKKGADIISDGIPLGGIQVPGHGKPIIMLCDRQTTGGYAKIATVISADIPFAAQLKPGDEVKFKEVSLQEAYRIIEEQEEAIKSIETVRAESRYFKVRVNNRDYFVEFEELK; this is encoded by the coding sequence ATGGGGATAATAAAAGTTAATAACCCCGGTTTACTGACTACGGTTCAGGATATGGGGAGATACGGTTACCAAAAATTCGGTATGCCCACAGCCGGTGCCGCTGACCCTTTTGCTTACAGGGTAGCAAATTTACTGGTAGGCAATACCGGGAATTCTTCCGTCCTTGAAATGACATATATAGGACCTGAGCTTCACTTTATTACCGAGGCTGTTATAGCAATTACAGGTGCGAATATGAATCCGGTATTAGATGGGGTTCCTATTCCGATGTGGGAAACGGTCACAGTCCCGCAGAACAGTATCCTGAAATTTGAAAGGGCTCTACAGGGGTTCAGGTCGTATCTGGCGGTCAGAGGCGGCATAGATGTGCCGTTGGTTATGGGGAGCAGGTCAACGTATTTAAGGGGTAAGATCGGCGGATATAAGGGAAGAAAACTGCAGAAAGGCGATGAAATAAAGTTTTTGGATATGGGCGATAAGTTCAAATCCTTTATAAAAAAGAGACTGCCTAAAGCCCTAATACCAGATTACAAACCTTTTAGGGAGCTTCGTGTCATATTAGGACCTCAGGATGATTACTTTTTAGAAGAGAGCATAAATACCTTTTTTAGTGCAGCATATACCCTGACCGGAGAGATCGACAGGATGGGCTGCAGACTTGAGGGGCCACCCCTGAAACATAAAAAAGGGGCTGATATAATATCGGACGGCATACCTTTAGGAGGCATTCAGGTTCCGGGACACGGCAAACCCATAATCATGCTTTGTGACCGCCAGACGACAGGAGGATATGCAAAGATAGCTACGGTCATAAGTGCGGATATTCCTTTTGCAGCCCAGCTTAAACCGGGAGATGAAGTAAAGTTCAAAGAGGTATCGCTGCAGGAAGCTTACCGTATTATAGAGGAACAGGAAGAGGCAATAAAATCGATTGAAACTGTGCGGGCTGAGAGCAGGTATTTTAAGGTTAGGGTAAATAATAGGGATTATTTTGTGGAGTTTGAGGAGTTGAAGTGA
- a CDS encoding LamB/YcsF family protein — MNRVDLNCDMGESFGVYKLGLDEEVIKFISSANIACGFHAGDPVVMDYTVKLAKQNGVGIGAHPSFPDLSGFGRRKIEFDPDELEKYIIYQIGALMAFCLGNGAELQHVKAHGSLNNMASTDEKLAMAIATAIKKVDRNLIFVAPACSSMYKAGKEAGIKVASEVFADRAYNPDGTLVSRKLTGAVIKDPDKAAERAIKMIKDCRITAVDGSEFEVEVDTICVHGDNPEAINLVKKIREELRKEDIRVMPMREFIK; from the coding sequence ATGAACAGGGTTGATTTAAATTGTGATATGGGGGAGAGTTTCGGAGTGTATAAACTCGGATTGGATGAAGAGGTTATAAAGTTTATTTCTTCAGCAAACATAGCGTGCGGTTTCCATGCAGGAGATCCAGTGGTTATGGACTATACTGTAAAACTAGCCAAGCAAAATGGTGTAGGGATTGGGGCTCATCCCAGCTTTCCCGATTTATCCGGATTTGGTAGAAGAAAAATCGAATTTGACCCGGATGAACTGGAAAAATATATAATTTATCAGATAGGTGCTTTAATGGCCTTCTGTTTGGGTAATGGGGCCGAACTTCAGCATGTTAAAGCCCATGGTTCTTTAAATAATATGGCATCTACCGATGAAAAACTGGCTATGGCTATAGCTACGGCAATCAAAAAGGTGGACAGGAACTTAATCTTTGTAGCACCGGCATGCTCATCTATGTATAAAGCCGGAAAGGAAGCGGGAATAAAGGTAGCCAGCGAAGTATTTGCAGATAGGGCATATAACCCTGACGGGACCCTTGTTTCCCGGAAATTAACGGGTGCTGTAATAAAAGACCCGGATAAAGCGGCAGAAAGGGCTATAAAGATGATAAAGGACTGCAGGATAACTGCTGTAGACGGCAGTGAGTTCGAAGTGGAAGTTGATACCATATGTGTTCATGGCGATAATCCCGAGGCGATAAACCTGGTCAAGAAGATAAGAGAGGAACTTCGAAAAGAGGACATCAGGGTAATGCCTATGAGGGAATTTATTAAATAG
- a CDS encoding sigma-54-dependent transcriptional regulator, whose amino-acid sequence MKKKILVIDDEESIRLSLKEGLQDLGYEVYTAVDGHQGLTEVREMEPNLVLLDIRLPRGNGMEILQQIKGIDRDIAVIMITAYGETKEAVKAIKNGAFDYVEKPFDFNDLSLTIKKALEAQEMKRELCYLRSQQKKFMKDKNIIGNSPAMKEVMHKIDILAENDVTVLIRGETGVGKELVAREIHSRSRRAGKPFLDINCGAIPGDLLESELFGFEKSAFTGAVTGKKGLLEIADGGTVFLDEIGELPVDIQVKLLRFLEDRRFKRIGGLKDVKVDVRILAATNKNLEKAIEENKFREDLFYRLNVVPVYVPPLRERGEDIKLLAEFFLAYFSETLGKEKGTFSQEVLKAFMKYNWPGNVRELRNVIERLVIFNTGGGEITIEQLPAEFLSLPEKPAANEKRQSERDTGLPVNLSLEREIERLEKQYIKRALIEARGNKTKAAEILGISRFALLRRLEKYGNRF is encoded by the coding sequence ATGAAAAAGAAGATTTTAGTAATAGATGACGAAGAGTCCATCAGATTATCCCTGAAAGAGGGGTTGCAGGACTTAGGTTATGAGGTGTACACCGCTGTTGACGGGCATCAGGGTTTAACCGAAGTTAGAGAAATGGAACCTAACCTTGTACTCCTCGACATAAGACTGCCTCGAGGCAATGGAATGGAGATATTACAGCAAATCAAGGGTATAGATAGGGACATAGCCGTAATAATGATAACAGCATATGGAGAAACTAAAGAAGCTGTAAAGGCTATAAAAAACGGGGCCTTCGATTATGTTGAAAAGCCCTTCGATTTTAATGATTTGAGCCTAACTATTAAAAAAGCCCTTGAGGCACAGGAAATGAAGAGAGAGCTCTGCTATTTGCGCAGCCAGCAGAAAAAATTTATGAAGGACAAAAATATAATCGGTAATAGTCCTGCTATGAAAGAGGTTATGCATAAAATAGACATACTTGCCGAAAACGACGTAACGGTCTTGATAAGGGGAGAAACAGGGGTGGGAAAAGAACTTGTTGCTAGAGAAATACATTCCAGGAGCAGAAGGGCGGGGAAGCCCTTTTTGGACATTAACTGTGGTGCTATTCCGGGAGATTTGCTGGAAAGCGAGCTGTTCGGGTTTGAAAAAAGTGCTTTTACCGGAGCGGTTACAGGGAAAAAAGGCCTCCTGGAAATCGCAGATGGAGGAACCGTATTCCTTGATGAGATAGGTGAACTCCCCGTTGATATTCAGGTGAAGCTTCTTAGATTCCTGGAAGATAGGAGGTTTAAAAGAATAGGGGGGTTAAAAGATGTAAAGGTAGATGTCAGAATCCTTGCTGCGACTAACAAAAACCTGGAAAAAGCTATTGAAGAGAACAAATTCAGGGAGGACCTTTTTTATAGACTTAATGTGGTGCCGGTATATGTCCCGCCCCTGAGAGAAAGGGGGGAGGATATTAAACTCCTTGCTGAGTTTTTCCTGGCATATTTCAGTGAGACCCTCGGTAAGGAGAAGGGCACTTTTTCACAGGAAGTATTAAAGGCTTTTATGAAATATAATTGGCCCGGAAATGTGCGGGAATTAAGAAATGTAATCGAGCGATTGGTTATATTTAATACCGGCGGTGGAGAAATCACAATTGAGCAGCTGCCGGCAGAATTCTTAAGTTTGCCTGAAAAACCTGCAGCAAATGAAAAAAGGCAGAGCGAACGGGATACCGGCCTACCCGTTAATTTGTCCCTTGAGCGGGAAATAGAGAGGCTTGAAAAGCAGTATATTAAGAGGGCTCTTATTGAAGCAAGGGGAAATAAAACTAAAGCGGCGGAAATCTTAGGCATAAGCAGATTTGCTCTCTTGAGGAGGTTAGAAAAATACGGTAACCGGTTTTAA
- a CDS encoding IS30 family transposase, whose amino-acid sequence MVLTKKYTTSSRTFKHLSEFERGQIYALLKEGYSQAEIAKKLGRHRSTISREIKRGTTTQKRSDLTTYETYFPETGQAVYEKNRSACGRKLKALQAEAFLKYAEKKILEDKWSPDVVVGSARISGQFDKDSMVCTRTLYNYIDQCLLKVRNINLPLKTRRKPKKTGSRKNKRLYGKSISERPQTVDERNEFGHWEIDTVIGKRTGDQALLTLTERKTRHNLIMPLESKCAEAVDEVINQLKKQYGPLFTQVFKSITADNGSEFSNLDNIGIDVYFTHPYSAWERGTNERHNGLIRRFIPKGKAIRDLTIDQIESVQNWCNHLPRKILGYKTPAQLFEQEIQQLIESYQNKQIA is encoded by the coding sequence ATGGTTCTTACTAAGAAGTATACCACATCTTCACGGACTTTTAAACACCTCTCCGAATTTGAGCGTGGTCAAATATATGCCTTACTAAAAGAAGGTTACTCACAGGCTGAAATAGCGAAAAAACTTGGTCGGCATCGCAGCACCATTTCCAGAGAAATCAAACGAGGAACAACGACACAGAAGCGTTCAGACCTAACAACCTACGAAACCTACTTTCCGGAAACGGGTCAGGCAGTTTATGAAAAGAACCGGTCAGCCTGTGGTAGGAAACTGAAAGCACTTCAAGCTGAAGCTTTCCTAAAGTATGCAGAAAAGAAGATTCTTGAAGATAAATGGTCGCCTGACGTTGTAGTAGGTTCAGCTAGAATAAGCGGACAGTTCGATAAAGATTCCATGGTGTGCACCAGGACCCTATACAATTACATTGATCAATGTCTCTTGAAAGTGCGAAATATCAACTTACCCCTCAAAACCCGCCGAAAACCTAAAAAGACCGGTAGTCGAAAGAACAAGCGGCTTTATGGTAAAAGTATCAGTGAACGGCCACAAACAGTGGATGAACGAAATGAGTTTGGCCACTGGGAAATTGATACTGTTATTGGCAAACGAACAGGCGACCAAGCACTGCTAACATTGACTGAAAGGAAGACACGCCATAATCTGATCATGCCTCTTGAATCAAAGTGTGCCGAAGCTGTAGACGAAGTTATAAATCAATTGAAAAAACAGTATGGCCCATTGTTTACCCAAGTATTTAAAAGCATTACAGCAGATAACGGTAGCGAGTTTTCAAATCTAGACAACATTGGGATCGATGTTTATTTCACTCATCCCTATTCCGCCTGGGAGCGAGGTACTAACGAACGACATAATGGTCTGATAAGACGATTCATTCCTAAAGGGAAAGCCATACGGGATCTGACCATTGATCAAATAGAAAGTGTTCAAAACTGGTGTAATCATTTACCTCGAAAGATTCTTGGATATAAGACACCAGCACAGCTCTTTGAACAAGAAATACAGCAACTAATAGAATCTTATCAGAATAAACAGATAGCCTGA
- the pxpB gene encoding 5-oxoprolinase subunit PxpB, with translation MYKQAKYLIAGDRAIIVELGNEISREINRRVMNLAHGIEKTGLRGVSEVVPTYRSLLINYDPLAISMEELVEEIRKIEGQLDELDMPKPRVIEIPTAYGGDFGPDIGFVARYNGLTVDEVIEIHSKGEYLIYMLGFTPGFPYLGGMSERIAAPRLKNPRVKIPAGSVGIAETQTGIYSIESPGGWQLIGRTPVRLFDPHKKPYILLNAGDYIRFRPITETEYYQIEKQVKEGTYKVRDFEKSNSFDL, from the coding sequence ATGTATAAACAGGCAAAGTATCTGATAGCAGGAGATAGGGCAATAATTGTAGAGTTAGGAAACGAAATTTCCAGGGAAATCAACAGGAGGGTTATGAATTTAGCACATGGAATTGAAAAAACGGGATTAAGGGGTGTATCAGAAGTAGTCCCTACATACAGGTCATTGCTGATCAATTATGACCCTTTGGCAATTTCTATGGAAGAACTGGTGGAAGAAATTAGAAAAATAGAGGGTCAATTAGATGAACTCGATATGCCTAAACCCCGGGTAATTGAGATACCAACGGCCTATGGAGGTGATTTCGGACCTGACATTGGATTTGTTGCTCGATACAACGGGCTTACCGTTGATGAAGTGATAGAAATTCATTCGAAAGGCGAATATCTGATTTACATGCTGGGGTTCACACCGGGGTTTCCCTATTTAGGAGGGATGTCGGAAAGGATCGCTGCACCCAGATTAAAAAATCCCAGAGTTAAGATCCCTGCGGGTAGTGTTGGAATTGCCGAGACCCAGACGGGGATATATTCTATTGAAAGCCCCGGGGGATGGCAGCTGATCGGCAGAACCCCTGTGAGGTTGTTTGACCCGCATAAAAAACCCTATATTTTACTTAATGCAGGTGATTATATTAGATTTAGACCTATAACAGAGACGGAGTACTATCAAATTGAAAAACAGGTAAAAGAAGGAACATATAAGGTCAGAGATTTTGAAAAGAGTAATTCCTTTGATTTATAG
- a CDS encoding Nramp family divalent metal transporter, producing the protein MKFIERMKSIGPGALVAAAFIGPGTVTTCTVSGASYGYVLLWAMAFSIIATIILQEMSMRLGIVSREGLGEALRNQFKNPVAKNISIFLVISAIGIGCAAYETGNILGGAMGLSTVSRISSNVWGPILGIVALIILWTGSYKVVERVLIGLVIVMSVAFILTAIVIKPNLAEIFMGMIIPRLPDGAGLTVAVALIGTTVVPYNLFLHSSAVQEKWKDAKDLGIARFDAVFSIILGGIISMAIIVTAAAAFYGTDIEIKNAGQMAVQLEPLLGAWAKWFFSIGLFSAGFSSAVTAPLAAAFATSGALGWKRDLRAKNFRSIWLIVLLVGIIGSSLGYSPVQVIIFAQAANGILLPISAIYLVWVMNNRERLGQYVNTSLSNILGALVILVTIVLGARSLLSVISKIFG; encoded by the coding sequence ATGAAATTTATAGAAAGAATGAAAAGCATAGGACCGGGGGCCCTTGTTGCAGCTGCATTTATAGGCCCCGGTACGGTAACGACGTGTACCGTTTCAGGGGCCAGTTATGGGTATGTACTGTTATGGGCAATGGCTTTTTCTATTATAGCAACAATAATATTGCAAGAAATGTCAATGAGATTGGGGATAGTTTCACGGGAAGGCCTTGGTGAAGCCTTAAGAAACCAGTTTAAAAATCCCGTAGCCAAAAATATCAGCATATTTTTGGTTATATCAGCTATAGGAATAGGATGTGCCGCTTATGAAACGGGGAACATACTGGGGGGAGCTATGGGTCTATCTACGGTATCCCGTATATCTTCTAATGTATGGGGTCCCATTCTCGGCATAGTAGCCCTCATTATATTATGGACAGGCAGCTACAAGGTGGTTGAAAGGGTTCTGATAGGTTTGGTTATTGTTATGAGTGTTGCCTTCATCCTAACTGCTATAGTTATTAAACCGAATTTGGCTGAGATATTTATGGGAATGATAATTCCCAGACTGCCTGATGGTGCAGGTCTAACCGTTGCCGTTGCCCTTATCGGAACAACTGTTGTGCCTTATAATCTGTTTTTACACTCTTCTGCCGTTCAGGAAAAATGGAAAGACGCAAAGGACCTGGGTATAGCAAGATTTGATGCAGTTTTTTCAATAATTCTTGGTGGGATAATTTCAATGGCAATTATCGTTACAGCAGCAGCCGCTTTCTACGGCACAGATATTGAGATTAAAAACGCAGGACAGATGGCGGTTCAACTGGAACCCCTATTAGGGGCGTGGGCGAAATGGTTTTTCTCAATAGGATTGTTTTCTGCAGGTTTTTCATCTGCAGTAACGGCACCCCTTGCTGCTGCCTTTGCAACTTCAGGTGCCCTTGGTTGGAAGAGGGACCTTAGAGCTAAAAATTTCAGAAGCATATGGTTAATAGTGCTTTTGGTCGGAATAATAGGTTCCAGCCTGGGATACTCACCCGTTCAGGTAATCATTTTTGCTCAAGCAGCAAACGGAATACTCCTGCCTATTTCAGCTATATATCTGGTTTGGGTAATGAACAATAGAGAGCGCCTTGGGCAATATGTCAATACTTCTCTTTCTAATATTTTGGGAGCACTGGTAATCTTGGTCACAATAGTTTTAGGGGCCAGGTCTCTTCTGTCGGTTATTTCGAAGATTTTCGGATAA
- a CDS encoding putative hydro-lyase — MENLKTMNPREVRQLIRKGDFTGPTSGLCPGYVQANLVILPKEIAFDFMIFANRNPKPCPVIDITEPGKPVPSLVAPDASIITDLPKYRIYLRGELSEEVLNIGDYWREDFVGFLLGCSFTFESALIRAGIPIRHIEENKNVPMYITNIKCKNAGIFEGPMVVSMRPVHYDLVVKAVQVTSRFPSVHGAPVHIGNPKAIGIKDIDRPDFGDPVTIKDGEVPVFWACGVTPQAVAMRAKPDIMITHSPGHMFISDISEEELSIF; from the coding sequence TTGGAAAACTTGAAGACTATGAATCCTCGGGAGGTGAGACAGTTAATAAGAAAAGGGGATTTTACCGGCCCTACGTCGGGCCTCTGCCCCGGGTATGTTCAGGCAAACCTGGTTATACTGCCCAAAGAAATTGCTTTTGACTTCATGATTTTTGCTAACAGAAACCCCAAACCCTGTCCCGTAATTGATATAACGGAACCGGGAAAACCAGTACCTTCATTAGTTGCTCCTGATGCTAGTATAATTACCGACCTACCAAAATATAGAATTTACTTGAGGGGAGAATTAAGTGAAGAGGTGCTGAATATCGGAGATTACTGGAGGGAGGATTTTGTTGGTTTCCTTTTAGGGTGCAGTTTTACCTTTGAATCGGCCCTTATTAGAGCAGGCATTCCTATCAGACATATCGAAGAGAATAAAAATGTGCCTATGTATATAACCAATATAAAATGCAAAAATGCAGGCATTTTTGAAGGCCCCATGGTAGTTTCTATGAGACCGGTACATTATGACCTTGTTGTTAAAGCGGTCCAGGTTACTTCCAGATTCCCTTCAGTGCACGGGGCACCGGTGCATATAGGGAATCCAAAAGCAATAGGGATAAAAGATATAGATAGGCCCGATTTCGGTGATCCTGTTACAATAAAAGATGGAGAGGTTCCGGTATTCTGGGCATGTGGTGTAACTCCTCAGGCCGTAGCTATGAGAGCAAAGCCTGATATTATGATAACCCATTCTCCGGGGCATATGTTTATTTCCGATATCAGTGAAGAGGAATTATCGATATTTTGA
- a CDS encoding two-component system sensor histidine kinase NtrB translates to MILYHELIELLKNTLKEDNPVKNIVRTFSDESGKSRFIEINTSLLKNEEGNIKGALCSFNDITERKEFESKIDKIDRLASLGELAAGLAHEIRNPLAGIKTSTQVLANRTEQNDANVLLFDKIISEIDRMNKLITDLLNFAKPPASRLEKRDITKIIRESAKFLEEHFRKCKVNITFNFPLKEYFVLVDGYQMKQIFLNLFMNAIKAMPEGGRISVYIAAKGDFIEIYVRDTGKGISQENLPRIFDPFFTTDPKGTGLGLSVVQKLVIQNGGEIDVKSELNKGTTFCIKLPVIRGEKSYEKEDFSNR, encoded by the coding sequence ATGATCCTATATCATGAATTGATAGAACTGTTGAAAAATACCTTAAAAGAAGATAATCCGGTAAAGAATATAGTCAGGACGTTTTCCGACGAATCGGGGAAAAGTAGATTTATAGAAATCAATACTTCACTATTAAAAAACGAAGAAGGCAATATTAAGGGTGCTTTATGCAGTTTCAATGATATTACTGAAAGGAAGGAATTTGAAAGCAAAATCGATAAGATTGACAGACTGGCATCGCTAGGAGAGCTTGCGGCCGGTTTGGCCCATGAAATAAGGAATCCTTTAGCAGGCATAAAAACCAGCACCCAGGTGCTTGCTAATAGAACAGAGCAGAATGACGCTAATGTTCTTCTTTTTGATAAAATAATTTCTGAAATTGACAGAATGAATAAACTGATAACGGATTTATTAAACTTTGCAAAACCTCCGGCTTCAAGGCTTGAAAAAAGGGATATAACTAAAATAATAAGGGAATCGGCAAAATTTCTGGAAGAACATTTTAGAAAATGTAAAGTTAATATAACCTTCAATTTCCCTTTGAAGGAATATTTTGTACTGGTAGATGGTTACCAGATGAAACAAATATTCCTTAATCTATTTATGAATGCTATAAAAGCGATGCCCGAGGGGGGGAGAATTTCGGTCTATATTGCTGCTAAAGGGGATTTTATTGAAATCTATGTAAGAGATACAGGGAAAGGTATCTCTCAAGAGAATTTGCCCAGGATATTCGATCCTTTTTTTACAACAGATCCTAAAGGCACGGGTTTAGGTCTTTCGGTGGTGCAGAAACTGGTGATACAAAACGGAGGAGAAATAGATGTTAAAAGTGAGTTAAATAAAGGGACTACATTCTGTATAAAATTACCAGTTATAAGAGGGGAGAAGTCATATGAAAAAGAAGATTTTAGTAATAGATGA